A segment of the Sanyastnella coralliicola genome:
GGTAATGCTCCTCAATAAAATCTCTGATTGCTCCCATAACTCAGGAATTAAAACAGTACGAAAGTATCTTGTAATACAGCTTTGCAGCTAAGAAATCTGAAGGTTTGCTGTGTTCATTTGCAGCCAATTCCACAATGTCGAATCCAACCACTTTACCGGTCTTGCAAAGGGCCTTGAGCAAGCGCAGCACTTGGTACCACCCCAAACCTCCAGGTTCCGGTGTTCCGGTATGTGGAACGATCGATGGGTCGAAACCATCGAGGTCAATGGTAATGTAAACGTGGTCTGTGCACTTGGCTAATACTTCGCTCATCCACTCAACATCCGGACGATGGTTGCAATCATGGGCCATCCAGGTCTTGGATAGATCCATGTGCTCCTTCTCCGATACATCCATGCTGCGGATGCCTACTTGCAAAAGATTCGTGTTGTAGCGCGCCCAGTGCAGGGCACAGGCGTGATTGCATTCGCTGCCTTCGTAGGTCGGTCGTAAATCGGCATGAGCATCAATTTGGAGGACGGTGAGTTCTTCGTATTTCGCAGCATGTCCTTGGATTGATCCGATGGAGATTGAGTGTTCACCCCCGAACAACGTGATCATTCTATGCGATTCGAGTGAAGCGTCGACTCTTCTTCGCACCTCATCGGTCATGGCTTCAGGAGATCGGTTCACGGTGACGTCTGGGGCAAGCCAAATTCCTTGGCGATACACCTCGCTGTCTGTCTCGATATCGTAGAGCTCCATGTTTTCGGCGGCTTCCAAGAAGGCTTCCGGACCATGATCAGCTCCTTTACCCCAGGTAGACGTGCCATCATAGGGTACACAGATCAATTCTACCGCTGCCGATTCCGCGCTAGCGAATTCAGCAGGAATACCAGCAAAAGTGCGCTCCTTATTCATAGCCTAAGATCTTTAGCATGTCTTTGCTTTCTTGCTCTTCACCAAAGACTTCAACCGTCAATTCGCCCTTTTCATCGCGATCAATCAAGATGTGCTTTGGCCCTGGAATCAGACAGTGATGGATTCCACCATAACCGCCCAAGGTGTCTTGATAAGCTCCGGTATTGAAGAAGGCAATATAGAGGTCTTTTTCTTTGGAATACACGGGTAAATAAATGGCGTTGACGTGTTGTTCAGAATTGTAGTAGTCGTCGCTATCACAGGTCAAACCACCCAAGAACACACGCTCATAGGGCTTCTCCCAGCCATTGACCGGAAGCATCATGAAGCGCTTATTGATCGCCCAACTGTCGGGCAAGGTGGTCATGAAAGAAGAGTCGATCATGTTCCATTTCTCACGATCGTTTTGTTGCTTTTGATAAAGCACTTGGTAGATCATACCTCCAG
Coding sequences within it:
- the speB gene encoding agmatinase, which codes for MNKERTFAGIPAEFASAESAAVELICVPYDGTSTWGKGADHGPEAFLEAAENMELYDIETDSEVYRQGIWLAPDVTVNRSPEAMTDEVRRRVDASLESHRMITLFGGEHSISIGSIQGHAAKYEELTVLQIDAHADLRPTYEGSECNHACALHWARYNTNLLQVGIRSMDVSEKEHMDLSKTWMAHDCNHRPDVEWMSEVLAKCTDHVYITIDLDGFDPSIVPHTGTPEPGGLGWYQVLRLLKALCKTGKVVGFDIVELAANEHSKPSDFLAAKLYYKILSYCFNS